A genomic window from Hyphomicrobiales bacterium includes:
- a CDS encoding LysR family transcriptional regulator, whose protein sequence is MAIVFSQLRSFHAVAEHGGFTAAAKALCISQPTVTTQVRGLEDRYGVELLVRRGRRVELTETGAALFDISRRLMKLHEEADELLNSSGRLTTGHLRLAAVGPFHATEMVARFLSSYPAITVSMLFGNSDQTLQRILELEADVAILAHAVDDPRVDSVPFGTHEVVLFVNAEHPWYGRTTARIAELAGQQLVLRETGSTTRRAFELAAEAAGVPIRPFLEIGSREGVWKAVERGLGIGVVADFEFVSHPRLSTIKFADVDVRTEYRLACLRERRQSPKIDAFLRTGLAGGAPAQL, encoded by the coding sequence CGCTGTGCATCAGCCAGCCGACCGTCACCACGCAGGTCAGGGGCTTGGAGGACCGCTACGGTGTCGAGCTTCTGGTACGGCGCGGCCGCCGCGTGGAGCTGACAGAGACCGGTGCCGCGCTGTTCGACATCAGCCGCAGGCTGATGAAGTTGCACGAGGAGGCCGACGAGCTTTTGAACAGCAGCGGCAGGCTCACGACCGGGCATCTCAGGCTTGCGGCCGTCGGCCCCTTCCATGCCACTGAAATGGTGGCCCGGTTCCTGAGCAGCTACCCGGCGATCACGGTCAGCATGCTGTTTGGCAATTCGGATCAGACACTCCAGCGCATCCTGGAGCTCGAGGCCGACGTCGCGATCCTGGCGCACGCGGTCGACGATCCACGCGTCGATTCGGTTCCGTTCGGAACGCACGAGGTGGTTCTTTTCGTCAATGCGGAGCACCCGTGGTACGGTAGGACAACGGCGCGCATCGCAGAATTGGCGGGGCAGCAGCTGGTGCTGCGCGAAACGGGCTCGACCACGCGGCGGGCCTTCGAGTTGGCTGCCGAAGCGGCCGGTGTGCCGATCCGTCCCTTCCTCGAGATTGGCAGCCGTGAGGGCGTTTGGAAGGCGGTCGAGCGTGGCCTCGGAATCGGTGTCGTGGCGGACTTCGAGTTCGTCAGTCATCCCCGGCTGTCGACGATCAAGTTCGCCGACGTGGACGTGCGGACCGAATACCGGTTGGCATGCCTGCGCGAGCGCCGGCAGTCACCCAAGATCGACGCCTTCCTGCGAACCGGGCTCGCGGGCGGTGCGCCCGCGCAATTGTAG